GTGGCCGTGCCGTATTCGACCGCCAAGGAAGAGCCGCGCGCGGTGGAATGGCTGTCGCGCGACGACCTGATCGCCGCGCGCATCGCCGGCGATGCGACGGATTTCGCCGCGGCCCAGCCGGCCCGCGCGCCGCAGAGTTTTTCCGCCGTCGAAACCGGTTCGCTGGCGCTCAAGACCGACGCCGAGACCCTGCTGCTGCGCACGGCCGACGGCGCGGACGGGTATGCTTACCTGGACGGCGGCGGTTACCTGATGCTTCATGGATTGCGCCCGTGGAATTTCGGCCCGACCGAGCGGGTCTGGCTGGAGTGGGAAGGCGATCAATGGTGGTTCGAGCTGCCCGAGTCGGGCGGCATGATCGTGACCTACGCCGCGTACCTGCCGGACATCGAGGCCGCGGGCGATGTCGGCTACAGCCTGCGCGGCGGTATTTTACGCGTCTGGTCGCACGGCGCGGCGTCGGTGATGATCGACTTCGCCTATTTCCGGAACCGGCGATGAACGGCCGCTGGTCGAATCCACCGATTCTGGCGGGCGGCGCATTGATGACGGTCGCTTTTTTCCTGCCCTGGGCGCAGGCCTCGCTTTTCGGATTTCACAACCCGATCTTCAGCGCGGCCGACCTCGCCGAGCGCGAACCCGGTTGGTATCTGGTTTTGGCTTGCGGCGCGTTGACCTTTTTACTCGGCGGCGCCGGGCTGGCCGCCGGACTTCGCCGGCCGCAACTCCAGCTCTACCTGAACGCCGGTGCGCTTTTGTTGTCGCTGGTTTGTGCGATTTTCATCTGGCGGGTCTGGTCGGGCCTGCAGGGCGAGGGCATTGCTTTTTCCTGGATCGAAGGCGCGACCGCGAAAGATCTGGCCCTCCGCCTGCGCCATGGCATCTACGTGGAACTCGCCGGCTGCGCCCTGGCCGCCCTGGGCGGCCTGCTCGCCGTGCTGGGCGGCCGGAAAGAAAGCGCGGCCGGGAAATGATTCGGCCGATAAGTCGAGGAAGCGCATTTACCTGACGTGATGGCCCTTTTCAGGTGGCCTGCCCGATTCTCCCTTCATCATTTTTCCGGTTTTTTTCCTCTCTTTTCGACCGGGACATCCTCTGCTAGCATTTGCGCCCTTGAGCGAGGAAGCCGGCGATGCGCGAATTTTTTGGGTCCCGCCGATACCCGCCATTGGAGGAGCTGCACAAAAACCACGCCCAAGGTGTATCCAGAATCGCCGTCGCCGGGCTGGCCGGCGGCAGTTCCGCCCTGATTCTGGCCACGCTGCTGCTGGAAACCGACGGGCCCGCGCTGGTCCTCGCGGCCGACGCGAAAAAAGCGCAAATCCTGTTCGACGACCTGACGTTCTTCCTGCGCGCCGCCGACGGCGCCGCGTCGACGCGCCTGTTTTTGTACCCGGCGTACGACGTCGCGCCCTTCGAATCCATCAGCCCGCACCCTGGCATACTGGCCCGCCGCATGCGCTGTCTGGCCGAGTTGGCCGGCCGCCGCAAGCCGATCGTCGTCGCGCCGGTCGAGGCGGTGTTGAACCTTACCCTGAGCCGCGAGGATTTTCTCGCCGGCCGCCAGGTGGTCAACGTGCCGGACCTCTTCGAACGCGACGCCCTGGTCGGCGACCTGCTGGCCATCGGCTACCGGATGACGCCGATCGTCGAGGAAGTGGGCGAGGTGGCGGTGCGCGGCGACATCATCGACGTTTTCACGCCCGGCGGCGACCTGCCGCTGCGCATCGAATTGTTCGGCGACGAGGTGGAATCGATCCGCCATTTCGATCCGTCCACCCAGAAGAGCCGCGGCCCACTGCGCCACGCTGAGCTGTATTCGTGCAGCGACGTCCACCTCGGAACCGCCAACGCCGAGTTGTTCGCCGACCGCGTCAAGGCGCTGGCCGAGGCCCAGGACGTGCCCAAGCCGCGTCGCGACCGGCTGGTCGACGAGGTCACCCACCGCATCGCCTTTCCCGGCATCGAATTTTTCACGCCGCTGCTGCACGACAAGCTGGAGCCGCTGCCGGCCTACCTCGGCGGCGAAGGGCTGGTCGTCTGGCACGAGATCGCCGACGTCGAGGTCGCCCTGGAAGCCACGGCGGAAAAGATCCGCACCCGCTTCGACCGGGCGCGCGAGGCCGGCAAGCTGTGCGTCGAGCCGGCGGCGCTGTACCTGGACGAGGCCGGTTTCCGCGCGGCTCTGGCGCCGTTGCGGCAGGTGGCGCTCGGCCACGAGGCCTACCTCGAAAACGCCGAACCGATCCGTTTCGAGACCGTGACGCACGCCCGCCTGCGCGAGCAGATTCTGGCCCGAGCCAACGAACCGCACATGCTCAACCCCCTGGTCGAGGGGTTGCGCGAAAGCCTCGCCGGCGAAGGCCGGGCGGTGTTGGTCAGCCGGACGCCGGGCGGCGCCGACCGGTTGGAGCGGTTGCTGTCGCCCTACAAGCCGGCGGTGGAAATGCGGCCCGACCAGTCGTTCGCCGGGGCGCTGTCGGGCGGCCAGGGACTGACCCGCGTGCCGGCGCTGATCGGCGAGTTGTCGGCCGGCTTTTCCTTTCCCGGCCTCGAACTGACGGTCTTCACCGAGGAAGACATCTTCGGCGAGCGCCGCCGCGCCGAGACCTACGCCAAGCGCCAGGTGGAGATGATCAGCTCCTTTTCCGAGCTGGCCGAGGGCGATTTCGTCGTCCACCTGAAACACGGCGTCGGCATCTACCGCGGGCTGGTCCACTTGACGCTGGGCGACGTCCCCGGCGAATTTCTGCACCTCGAATACGCCGGCGGCGACCGGCTCTACCTGCCGGTGGACCGGTTGGGCGCCGTGCAGCGCTACGTCGGCGCCGGGGCGACGCCGAAAATCGACCGGCTGGGCACCTTCACCTGGGCCGCGACCAAGAAAAAGGCGCGGCAGGCGGCCCGCAAACTGGCCAAGGAACTGCTGGCGCTTTACGCCGCCCGCAACGCGCAGCCGGGTTTCGCCTTCCCGCCGCCGGATGAAATCTTCCGCGAGTTCGAGGCGACCTTCCCCTACGACGAAACGCCCGACCAGG
This sequence is a window from Myxococcales bacterium. Protein-coding genes within it:
- the mfd gene encoding transcription-repair coupling factor, whose product is MREFFGSRRYPPLEELHKNHAQGVSRIAVAGLAGGSSALILATLLLETDGPALVLAADAKKAQILFDDLTFFLRAADGAASTRLFLYPAYDVAPFESISPHPGILARRMRCLAELAGRRKPIVVAPVEAVLNLTLSREDFLAGRQVVNVPDLFERDALVGDLLAIGYRMTPIVEEVGEVAVRGDIIDVFTPGGDLPLRIELFGDEVESIRHFDPSTQKSRGPLRHAELYSCSDVHLGTANAELFADRVKALAEAQDVPKPRRDRLVDEVTHRIAFPGIEFFTPLLHDKLEPLPAYLGGEGLVVWHEIADVEVALEATAEKIRTRFDRAREAGKLCVEPAALYLDEAGFRAALAPLRQVALGHEAYLENAEPIRFETVTHARLREQILARANEPHMLNPLVEGLRESLAGEGRAVLVSRTPGGADRLERLLSPYKPAVEMRPDQSFAGALSGGQGLTRVPALIGELSAGFSFPGLELTVFTEEDIFGERRRAETYAKRQVEMISSFSELAEGDFVVHLKHGVGIYRGLVHLTLGDVPGEFLHLEYAGGDRLYLPVDRLGAVQRYVGAGATPKIDRLGTFTWAATKKKARQAARKLAKELLALYAARNAQPGFAFPPPDEIFREFEATFPYDETPDQETAIRDVIADMVSERPADRLICGDVGFGKTEVAMRAAFLAVLGGKQVAVLCPTTTLAFQHFNTFRDRLAPFGVKIGMLSRFVQPAQQREAIKRLREGGIDLMIGTHMLLGKRIEFKNLGLLIVDEEQHFGVAQKEKIKSLARDIDVFTLTATPIPRTLHMSLTGIRDLSVINTPPEDRLAIRTIVTRWDEDTIREALERELSRGGQAFVIHNRVKSLDSVALKIKRLVPQARLGVGHGQMDEKALEKLMIDFSQGNFDIVVCTTIVESGLDFPRANTIIIDRADALGLSQLYQLRGRVGRSKRRAYCYLLVPPSGTMTPEARKRLAVLRTFTELGSGYKIAARDLEIRGAGNLLGSEQSGQIDAVGFDLYTRLLEEEIRRLRGEIVEERIDCEVAIRIPAYLPEEYVADVHLRLSLYKRIADARDDAELAQIREELADRFGRLPPAVVNLLAIVALRREAEKLRLRKIEAGDGYVAYEFDDSTPVTPSRLVRLVTANPDVLSLTPEGKLYQKTQTLTPPELLAVLARGLQRLADYAT